Proteins encoded by one window of Nyctibius grandis isolate bNycGra1 chromosome 15, bNycGra1.pri, whole genome shotgun sequence:
- the UTP18 gene encoding U3 small nucleolar RNA-associated protein 18 homolog, producing MGRAAEAARPGPAAAGAVQKKKKMKKTKKTGKQLRPRAEAAAAAAAQRAAAKQAAEEAARRARHLKALSCTSGAERELEELVFGDSLNVEEDELLQRLAGPQRLNATERESLQKDSSDSEVENEAKSKFLPKKPAWVDEDDEAEENVDMTHRYRKDFMKSDAEKTLTKKKLKRRLEEQFQRAMGGVPAWADLENKKKSKKSASDSDSDEDDDLLCRTGNFVSNSKSLPRGILKVKTCLPANQERFADGRLATVQFHPSAQVVMTAGHDRSLSLFQVDGIRNPRIQSIYLESFPIYKACFSVDGEQVIATGTHHKMFYVYDMMNGSIIPMQKVRGVEERFLRSFEISPDGSFMLLTGTSGYLHLLSMKTKELISTMKVNGRCTACAFTPDSSKIYSYSKEGEVFIWDVRSRKCLHKFEDEGSLEGKCIAVSKNNQYVACGSSSGVVNLYTTDVCLKENHPKPVKAIMNLVTSATCVTFNPTTEILAVASRETDEAVKLVHIPSYTVFSNFPVFRRKQIYLTQSMDFSPRSGFFSVGNNKGKALLFRLRHYSDF from the exons ATGGGGCGCGCGGCGGAGGCGGCTCGGCCGGGCCCGGCAGCGGCCGGGGCggtgcagaaaaagaagaaaatgaagaaaaccaagaaaacaggGAAGCAGCTCCGGCCGCGTGCggaggcggcggcagcagcagcagctcagcggGCGGCCGCAAAGCAGGCGGCGGAGGAGGCGGCTCGCCGCGCGCGGCACTTGAAGGCGCTCTCCTGCACGTCGGGCGCCGagcgggagctggaggagctggtgtTCGGCGACAGCCTTAACGTGGAGGAGGACGAGCTGCTGCAGCGCCTGGCCGGCCCTCAGCGG CTTAATGCTACAGAGAGGGAAAGTCTCCAGAAAGACTCCAGTGATTCGGAAgttgaaaatgaagcaaaaagtAAATTCTTGCCTAAAAAGCCAGCTTGGGtggatgaagatgatgaagctGAGGAAAA tgTTGATATGACCCATAGGTATAGGAAAGATTTCATGAAAAGTGATGCTGAGAAGACACTTActaagaaaaagctaaaaagaagACTTGAAGAACA GTTTCAGCGAGCTATGGGAGGAGTTCCTGCCTGGGCTGATttagaaaataagaagaaatcaaaaaagTCTGCAAGTGATA GTGACagtgatgaagatgatgatcTGCTCTGCAGGACTGGCAATTTCGTATCAAACTCAAAGTCCCTGCCAAGAGGTATTCTGAAG GTGAAGACCTGCTTGCCTGCTAATCAGGAACGTTTTGCTGATGGAAGACTGGCAACGGTGCAGTTTCATCCGTCTGCTCAAGTAGTCATGACTGCTGGACATGATCGATCTCTGTCACTCTTTCAG GTTGATGGTATAAGGAATCCAAGAATACAGAGCATCTATTTAGAGAGTTTTCCAATTTATAAGGCTTGTTTCAGTGTTGATGGAGAACAAGTTATAGCCACTGGTACTCACCATAAAATGTTCTATGTGTATGACATGATGAATGGAAGTATTATTCCTATGCAGAAAGTAAGAG GTGTGGAGGAAAGATTTCTCAGAAGCTTTGAAATCTCTCCAGATGGATCATTTATGCTTCTAACTGGAACTTCAGGTTACCTTCACTTATTGTCAATGAAG ACAAAGGAACTGATTAGCACTATGAAGGTAAATGGAAGATGCACTGCATGTGCTTTCACTCCAGACAGCAGTAAAATATATAGCTATTCAA AGGAAGGCGAAGTTTTTATTTGggatgtgagaagcagaaagtgCCTACACAAATTTGAAGATGAAGGTTCTTTGGAAGGAAAGTGCATCGCTGTTTCGAAAAATAACCAGTATGTGGCATGTGG ttcatCTTCTGGAGTTGTAAATTTATATACTACTGATGTCTGTCTCAAAGAAAACCATCCTAAACCAGTTAAAGCCATAATGAACCTAGTTACGTCTGCTACATGTGTGACCTTCAATCCCACGACAGAAATTTTGGCAGTGGCTTCGCGTGAAACTGATGAGGCTGTCAAATTG